Proteins co-encoded in one Cupriavidus metallidurans CH34 genomic window:
- a CDS encoding chemotaxis protein CheW, whose protein sequence is MNISINRTDGSGEEFLAFRLGREEYGIDILKVQEIRGYETVTQIANAPAYLKGVINLRGTIVPIIDLRIKFNQAQISYDQYTVVIIVDIHERTTGIVVDGVSDVLTLAPAQIKQAPTLSGGVETDYIRGIGSLEGRMLILADIEKLMNVDDLAAIEAAAGAA, encoded by the coding sequence ATGAACATCAGCATCAACAGGACGGACGGTTCGGGAGAGGAATTCCTGGCGTTCCGGCTCGGTCGTGAAGAGTACGGTATCGACATCCTGAAAGTTCAGGAGATTCGCGGCTACGAAACGGTGACGCAGATCGCCAATGCTCCCGCGTACCTGAAGGGCGTGATCAACCTGCGCGGCACGATCGTCCCGATCATCGACCTGCGCATCAAGTTCAATCAGGCCCAGATCAGCTACGACCAGTACACCGTCGTGATCATCGTCGACATCCATGAGCGGACCACCGGCATCGTGGTCGATGGCGTGTCGGACGTGCTGACGCTGGCCCCGGCCCAGATCAAGCAGGCACCGACCCTGTCGGGCGGCGTCGAAACCGACTATATCCGTGGCATCGGCTCGCTCGAGGGCCGCATGCTGATCCTGGCGGACATCGAAAAGTTGATGAACGTCGACGATCTCGCGGCCATCGAAGCCGCGGCTGGCGCCGCCTGA
- a CDS encoding response regulator → MSLLSILVVDDSPSLRRMTSACLRAGGYGVTEASDGKEAYEVAREGNFDMLVTDQVMPVMDGLSLIRALRAMPDYATVPMLMLSTEHDDAILERAREAGASGFLAKPFDPDELMASVDALLGPPNVG, encoded by the coding sequence ATGTCTCTCCTGAGCATTCTTGTCGTCGATGATTCACCATCCCTGCGCCGGATGACCAGCGCCTGTCTGCGTGCCGGCGGCTATGGGGTGACCGAGGCGTCCGACGGCAAGGAGGCGTATGAGGTCGCGCGGGAGGGCAACTTCGACATGCTGGTGACCGATCAGGTCATGCCGGTCATGGATGGCCTGTCCCTGATCCGCGCGTTGCGCGCTATGCCGGACTACGCCACGGTGCCGATGCTGATGCTGTCGACGGAGCATGACGATGCCATCCTCGAACGCGCCCGTGAGGCCGGCGCATCGGGGTTCCTGGCCAAGCCGTTCGACCCCGATGAACTCATGGCGTCGGTCGACGCGCTGCTGGGCCCTCCCAACGTAGGGTGA